One window of the Hyperolius riggenbachi isolate aHypRig1 chromosome 5, aHypRig1.pri, whole genome shotgun sequence genome contains the following:
- the WIPF3 gene encoding WAS/WASL-interacting protein family member 3, whose amino-acid sequence MPVPPPPPPPPPPPPLPGGPPAPPPPFSQGRSAAPKQESGGRSALLADIHKGARLKKVGEINDRSSPVIDGAKKNAGPGNSKSAMAPPSGGLFSGGFPVLKPSGQRDAPGNKNVPQLPGTKATNLRQDQSPSNSKPDLPKPPSSPSPATVAARPPPPRPTILNHSSMAPPPIPSSASKPQLVMPTSPVPPPPPPLPFSSKEKPAKTVITLSAPPPPPPPPLHSQERSPRTQRPLSSSFPPPPPPPLHPPPAPPTGYVGRRSPSPSPDSRDYGPPPPLPPPHRRVEENSFPPPPDSDLPPPPPPFHPMSSSARRRLSEPLPPPPTISGPSKGLQGKPSVPPVPGHGRPNKHPGNTVGRMAPPPPPPIRSPATELTTKQPNRSYCPPSPRNASQDDFESKFEFHSVEDLPPPEIYEPCQRIYPSKCPSGPSVPPPQRPQIR is encoded by the exons GGCCGTTCTGCAGCCCCGAAACAGGAGTCAGGAGGAAGATCGGCACTGCTGGCAGACATCCACAAAGGGGCACGTTTAAAAAAAGTGGGAGAGATCAATGATCGCAGTTCCCCAGTAATTGATG GTGCTAAAAAGAATGCTGGTCCAGGAAACAGTAAGAGTGCAATGGCACCCCCTAGTGGTGGTCTCTTTTCTGGAGGATTTCCAGTACTTAAACCTTCAGGACAaagagatgccccag GAAATAAAAATGTTCCTCAACTTCCAGGAACGAAAGCTACTAATCTGAGGCAGGATCAGTCCCCCAGTAACTCAAAACCTGATCTTCCAAAGCCTCCATCTTCTCCCTCTCCAGCTACAGTGGCAGCTAGACCTCCACCTCCAAGACCAACCATCCTTAACCATTCTTCAATGGCACCACCTCCAATTCCATCCTCTGCCAGCAAACCTCAGCTTGTGATGCCAACTTCTCCAGTtcctccaccacctcctcctctgccttttTCTTCAAAAGAAAAGCCTGCAAAAACTGTGATTACTTTAAGTgctcctccacctccaccaccaccaccactacattCACAAGAGAGGTCTCCAAGAACTCAAAGACCCCTGTCCTCCAGttttccaccaccacctccacctcccttacatcctccacctgCTCCACCAACAGGATATGTTGGCAGAAGAAGTCCTTCTCCATCGCCTGACAGCAGAGATTATGGACCCCCTCCTCCTTTGCCTCCTCCACATCGGAGAGTAGAAGAAAACTCTTTTCCTCCACCACCTGACAGTGAtctccctcctccaccacctcctTTTCATCCCATGTCTAGTTCTGCCAGACGAAGATTATCTGAGCCATTGCCACCTCCACCAACAATTTCCGGACCATCAAAAGGTCTACAAGGAAAGCCATCTGTTCCTCCTGTGCCTGGACATGGAAGACCTAACAAGCATCCAG GAAACACTGTGGGGCGCATGGCTCCTCCCCCACCGCCACCTATAAGGTCACCAGCTACAGAGCTGACCACGAAGCAGCCTAATCGTTCTTATTGTCCTCCCAGCCCTAGGAATGCATCCCAAG ATGACTTTGAATCAAAGTTTGAATTTCACTCAGTTGAAGATCTGCCACCGCCCGAAATATATGAACCATGTCAGCGGATTTACCCTAGCAAGTGCCCCTCTG